The Raphanus sativus cultivar WK10039 chromosome 6, ASM80110v3, whole genome shotgun sequence sequence TCTCCTCCCTCCTCGCATCTCTCCTCGTCGCCTACGCTCGGATCTTCCCCGAAATCCCGAGCGATTCGGATTCCCTCAAGACGATTCAGCTCTTCGGAGCTCTGATTCGGTACTTGCACGTCGAGGAGATCAAATCCGTAGTCGATTCGATCTTATCCGGTGTGTCTAGGGTTGTAACCGTCGATGACGCTCAGCTGTTTGATCTATTGCCTGTGTGCTTTGATTTATTGCGTAATCCTATAGAAGCTAAGGCTAGTGAGATAGATTACGTTGATTCCGCGGTTGATCGTGTTCTTAGCTGTGAATGGGAGAAAGGATTTCTGACTAAGATTGTATCTCTTGCTAAGGAGTTTCAGTTTCTTGATAAGGGGAGAAAGAGCGAGTTGCTGGAGAAAGTGTTTTTAGGTGTTAAGTTTGTAGACTTGCAGGACTTGCCTTCACTTGTGTATCAGTTGCTTGTTCTCGCTTCGAAAGGTTTTTGCAAGAGGGAGGTGATCGGAGGAGTTGTTTGCTTTTTTGGGTCTAGATCCGAGAGTAGAGTGGCGTCTGTGCTTAGGCAGATCGAGGGGACTGTTCTTCTTCATGTGAATTTCGCGGTGAAGCAGGATCCTTCACTGGGGCAGGAGGTTGTGGCGTTGGTCAAGTCTGATCTCAGGGCTTTTAATCATTTTACGGTCGCGGTTCTTTTTTCGGTTGCTAGGGTTAGAAAGTTCGGTGAGAACTCGTTGGGGGTGTTGAGGACGGCTTTGCTTAGTGCGTACAACGATTACAGACTCTCCAAGTAAGGAGTAGCAAATTTTCGCTGTACTTGTTTTGGATTTTCATGCGATTTTGTTTCCTCGAACTGGTATTTCTCTGCACCCATTTAGGTGAACTCCACTTTGCTTTATATTCCTGTGACTATAAAAAACAATTCCATTCACCTTTTGGTAAAAACAAGTTCAAAGAACTCATTTAATGGCTTCTCAATCAGAATGAAAAATGTATTCTCTTACTTACGTGTTAGGCTGTAGGAAACACTTCTGTGACGTTTGACTATGTAGGATACAGTTTACCCATTTTGTTTGCCGATGATATACAGAGATTGCAAGTGGCTACCTGATGAGCTGAAGGAAGAGAGTTTACTGCATGCCAAATTGGTTGAAAAATCTTTGCTAAGAGCGGTATTTTCCTCTACTTgcttcttattttaaaaaacttttgaGCTTTTAGTCCTGTATATCATACCagaatttaagaaaatattttcttatattttattaggtTAGTGAGTGCAAATATGGGAGGGAGCATGTGTTTCCGAGTGTTATTCAGTTTGGCTTTATGTTGCTAGAATCTGTTGAAGAAGGTAGATCCAACGAGTTTAGTGGTTCCAGTGGCGTACTGGGTATTGAGAAGCTTAGCATTCAGATTCTGGGAACCCTATTTGAAGTCCATGATATGACAAGAAACGAGGTTTATAAACTGTTTAATTACTGATGCCTAATTATTCTTAATGCTTTTAAGTCTGACATTCAAACTTTTAAgctagtttttttcttttttgcattTTCACTTCACAAAACTTAGTTAAGTGACATTCGTATTTTGCAGATAATTGAGCAATGCAAGTTTCGCATTCTTTCTTTGAAATGCGCAAAGAGCAAACCAATATTAAGGTCAGTAACGCTTAATTGGATATTGTTGTCAACCATTTTTACATGTGCTGAGAAGGTTGAGATTGTAGGTTGTTAGGGTATCTTGTCCAGAGATATTCACTTATCATGTTGGAATATGTCCATCATCTCAAAGAATTATTGGATTATTTCACTTTCATGGAGGGAAATATCAGCTGTTTTCTCGTGTCTGCTGTTATCCCGCTCATCAAATTCAGCCGTGATCTGCAGGTAAAATATACGTGTTGCACATTCTCTTTTGTTCTACTTTCTTCTGCACATCTGTTTCTGCTTGGAGTGTTTGAGTAATGAAACTTAAAATACTCGTCTATTTGTATTCACTTTTCTGATCTatgaaatttggaaaaatagatgagctttcccGCCAAGACCTTGGATTAAATTTATGATGATGCAGGATTATACCATCTTGGTGATCCGAAAGGCTATGTTTAGACGGGAAGATACAGTTCGTGTATCAGCGACAAAGGTAATAATTGAACTTATACTTGCCGAGAAACAAGCTAAGAAAGACAGCTCATTTACTCTCCAAGACTCATCAAGCCAAGCCAGTTCTAGTCAGCACACTGAAGTGAGCTGCACTGTGAGGGGAAACCTCTTTACTGAACTGAATGGGTTGCTTCAAAGATGTCTTTACCAACAGGTGTCTTTTCCGTCCTTGATCATggaaaatttatttcaaaaatttgtaGATCGTCTTAGAGCTCTTTCGTTCCTATATCCAGGCAAAGGTGAAAGAAGTAGTTTATGATGGGCTTGTAAAGTTAGTCCTGATTGATCCATCAAGTGGAGTACATGTATTGGACTTTCTTATGCCTCACTTTCTTCGTTTCTTCAGACAGGTACAGCCAATTGCTACATCCTCTCTCCACACTGATAATGGCTTTTCCGTCTGGCTTGTTAGAATAAAAAAAGGTTGCTATATTTTTGAACTTCTCTGGGCCcttgaatttatttttacaagAATGAGCTGTGCCAAAAATTTCAAACGTTTTGTTGATAGACACATTTTCATGCATGCCTTGACAACTTATGATTATGCTGGCAGGACATAGATTTTCAGCTTGGAATCACTTCATGCATTAAAGTAGAAGGTGCCAAATTTATTATTGAAGAGCCCTTGGAAAGGCTTCTCTTTTGTATCTCTTGGATTTTACTCCTCCAGCCGCACAGTAGCTCTGATCGGCCTTCTGATATCGCCTGGCCATGTTTTGGTTTCTCACTTACTCAAGAAAATGAGGTAATGGGACAGCACAACTGGTCTTATGTTACCTAATAATTCGTAATTGTCAATATAATTATGTTTGTTACATTTAAATTCCCAATGAGAGCAGCAGGCAGGAAGAAATGTATCGCATGAAGTGTACTCTAGTACTTTGCTGAAGGTCCGAAACTTTCTACTAGGCAAAAAATTAGGAGGTACGTGACAAATGATCGTTGTTGAAAAATCATTGGCTATTCTTTTCATTTTGATCTGCTTAGGCTACCTGAACACGTTGATCTGCttttacttttgtttcattCATGTCTGGCTCATATAGGTTGCGTTACTTTGACACTCTCTAGTTTCAGAAACGAAATAAAAGCTGGAGATagttactttaatttttttctggtTATTTTAATCACTTGAGCTGCTGATGATCTTGTTTGCATTTTACAGATATTGTTGGGCTGTCTCAGGACACAGTTTCCGCATCTCTagaagaagataaaagaaaatCCTATTGTCTGATTATTTTGGGGATCGTTCAAGTGCtgctaaattatataataacgGATCTAGATAAACAGCCAGAAGGGAAGAAAGTTGAAATTGAGaaagatatttttgatttggttgatcTTTATGAATCACTGGAAAATGAGGTGGGGAAATCGAAACAAGGCAATATTGGCAAGAGAGTACGATTCAGCTCTCGTAATAAATCTGATGACACTGATGTGGGATTCGCAAGCATCAATGAAGAGCGAGAACAAGTTCCCTTTTTGGCTACTTCAAGTATCCACCAGCTATTTCTAATCGCCTTCAAACTCCATAGCAGCAAATCCACTGGTAATCTTTCAGGTTTGCAGGATCACAGCCAGTCATCATCAGCCAAGACAGAAAAGTCAATTTCTACAGTTTTCTCTTTTACCTTGCAAGTTTGTGTTGGACACATAAGATCATCTCTTCGCATGAAGGAGGGAAATCCACTTAAACCGTTGGTCTATGGTGACATGACAGTTCTGGGCTCTCCACTGCTAAAAGTAATTTACCTGCTAGGACCACCTTTACTAACCGGACAAGCGAGTAAGGAGAAGAAAGGAAGGAAAGATGCTGAAGGAAGAAAACACTGTCTACATCTGGCCTTGCTTAGTTTGAAAGAGCTGCTCAGTATATATTCAAGTGGATCTGTCTTGACTGGCTTGCTTGAGGATTTGATAGCAGTGCCTGCATCCGAAGATGCTATTTTAGAAGAGTGCTGCGAAGCTTCAAATATTGAAGATCCACTTGTAAAGAACATCGAAATTTTCATTGAAAAAGTCATGAAGCCCATTATCACAGACCTTATCGCCCAAAACTCTAACGATGTAGAGGTAAATTCCTtcaacttcaaaataaaatgactTCAGTTTCTCTTGAGCACATTTTTTACGCACTGGAAgctaatattataatattcacTTGCGCTGTTCAGATTCTATGTGACATAATGTTGATGCTTGGGAACACTCTACCTGACAAATTCAAACAACTGCATGGATCATGGGCTCATCAGATCTTCAGAAGCTGCGAAACATCTAACACCACCGTTGCAAAGAGCATTTTAAAACTCGCCATCTCTTTTACCACATCTCCTGGTGATCTATGCATAGCCGTGGAAGTGGCTAAGGAGTTGCAAAACGTCATCGGTTTAGACAAATCCGATACTTCGCAGGTGTCTGAATCATACACGATCATAAACCAGTCAACAAGTGCTTCAATAACTTCTTGCATATTGCAATTAGTTGATTCAGCAATAGGTGACATGGATTGGGGCACAAAGAAGCTAAAGAATTTGTATGTGGCCTCTCAGAAGAACATCCATGTCAACCGTGATGATGAGAGTACATTTGTGCTGGCTCTCGAAGAAGCTCTTTACGCAATGGCTGAGTCAACAGTCAGGATACTCTCTTCCTTTGTTTTGATGAACCTCAAAGGTGAGAAATTTTGCCTTATCTGCTTCTCACTAACTCTGACTTAGCTTGTTAATGAACACGTGCGTTCATGATCTGCAGACTCACAAGCAGCACAGTTTCTAAGACTGGCAGTTAAGTTTTACAAACAATTAGCACAGATTGTGAAACAGAGGATTGCTCCTAAGGGTTGCAAGCAAACTCTTCCCAGCCTTAAGTTTCAAAAACTCGTGGAACTAACTTGCAAGAGTCTAACGGCTCCTTTGTATCCCTTTTTAGCTGAATTGCAAAAGGTAAACGACTGATTGTTTCTTCGTTATTGATGTATGAAAATGATCCGAAGTCTTAAAGTGTGGCCTTCTTCCAAAATTGCAGGAACAACAGGAAAGTATGAGTTCCAATTCCAAGGGTATAATCAACAAGATCAAACAGGAGAACAAATGCATCCCTGATTTGATATTCCAGATTGAAGACTATGAAAGATACCTTATCCAGCTAAGCAAAGTTACTAAACTCAATTTGTTGAGGCATGCCAAGCGCAGCACTGCCAGAGACTTCAAAATAATTGAAGATACAGAAGCTCCTTCAGGAGGCCAAGATGAAGAAAACCAAGCAGAGACAGAGAGACAGAACAACAATATTGGGGGTAATGAGGATGGTTTGGGAGAAGAGTCAGAAGATGATTCAGAGAAAGTCGTGTCCCCTCGTGATGCTAGTTTGGGATCATCACGGGACTTAGATGCTGATACAGCGATAGCAGCAGAAGAgaacgatgaagaagaagaagaaaaagaagaaggagatgaagaagaagaagaagaaggagatgaagaagaagaaggaagtgGTTTTAGTCGATCTAAGAAGATAGCAAAGAAGAGTTTGGTCGTGGAAGATTCCGATGAAGATTCTGTAACGTTTTAGGTTCATGTTTGTAAATAAAACATGCAAGCGCAGAGACGGTTAGTTATTAGCTCCTAGGTTTCCGTTTAAACTAGCGCAAGCCTTGGTGTTTTATGGCTACTAGTGTGCAGTGCATGTCgtttatttttgtattaaaCTTGTAAAACTAGGAATCGGTTTTAAAATGGGTTCCTCCACGAGCCCTCTTAAACCGCAAAAAGCAAATCAAACGGTTGATATTGCGCAAATGACACGTGATTTAATCCCTCCACCGATCAAATGGTTAAACACAGTACAGTAGCAGTTGGCGCCTTCTTCCTCAACCGTCACCGCCTCTCTCTCAACAATGGCGATCAAAGTCGCTTCTCTCTTGACTCTCTTCTTACTCACTCCATCCTTGAGCGTAGATGAATCTTCCCTCCCGAAATTTTCTTTCAGTTGGTCGGATGATAAGAACAAGTTTAAATCTGGAGAAGTCGCTGTAATCTCGATCAAAGTTCTTGGAAACTTCGAAGCCAATGGGAATGCTTCGTTAGGACAGGGAGCGTTTAAGCCTACACTTACTGTCAACGGCAAAACTGGGAACAGTACGTACATCTCTGGTGTTTCGCTGGATCTTGGTGATGATGTTAACACGTGGAAGATTTATTTTACTCCCATCATGGTTGGGGTTTTCAACATCGTGATAGACGACGAACTCTTCAAAGTCCTGGATTCGTCGTTACATTTTGATGTTGAACCAGGTTCGGTTTCTTGAATTAAGTTTCACCAACCATGTTACATGATTAATATTTTGgattgtaatattattaattaattatttttgctCTATCTGGGTACTTATGATGTTACTCATGCTGTTCTGCTTCTGATTAGTATTGTGTTTACTTGTTTGTGTAGGATTAATGCACCCATCTGTCTGTGCTGTTTCATGGATGGGTCTAAACAACGTGTTTGAAGCTGGGATGAATGCATCGATCTTGATTCTTCCAATGGATGCATTCGGAAACAACATTTCATTTTCTGGAAAGGAAATGGATCTGCAAGGGTTTTCCTTGTCTCTTCTCGATGAAAACGGTTCGTTCGCTACCATTTTCAATACAACGCACATCAGGTGGATGGAGTCTGGTTATATTTCCATCGAGTTTGTTCTTGTCACCGCTGGAAAATTCTCACTGCTCGTGGAGAAAGAAAGCCAAACCCTGAATGGTGTTCCTCTACCTCTCGAGGTTAACTCAGGTGTGTTATTGAGTCTTGTTCCATATACCTTTTAGTTCCTTAAATAATTTAGTAagaattttagttaaatttaggggcctatgtttatatatatgtattttcataCTTGTTTATTTTTGAGCAGGGCCTCTGGATGTTTCCAACTGCGTGAGCATATGGAAGTCAGAGCTGAACACATGGCAGATATTTTCCAAAATGGAGATTCTGTTACACCAGAGAGATCGGTTTGGAAACCTTGTTTCTGGATTCTACGAGTTTGATGCTGATGTGGTGGGGAAAGAGACTGGTTTGTCCATACCGGTAGCAGATTTCCAGTTTAAGTATGTGGATCCAGGGATACAGTTGATGTCTTTCACCTTGTCCGAGCCAGGAAACTTCTTTCTCACTCTTTCTGACATGGAGCACAATAAAAGCATCTCTAGTATGCCATATGAGTATACAGTCTATATAAGTCAGTGTTTTGCCAAAACATTTCtccatggtatatcagcttTGGTACATGTTACTTCCCtctcatttctttttcttggcAGGTTATTGTGATGGATCAAGAAGTATTGTGAATGGTTCAGGGCTCAATGCTTCTGTTGCTGGAGAGTCTCTTAGCTTCTCTATATACTTAAAAGATGCTTATGGTTATCCCTCATCAGTCCAAGTGAATATACTTCAGGTTCGAATCATCCATGAGGTTGATTCCTCGGATGTTTTGCCAACCATCAAGCCAAGAGAGACCCTCAATGGTACCAAAGTATTGTATGAGAAACATGGCATAGAAGTAAGAAGTTTTATTTGCATTATGTGCTTGTACATAACTCCATTAAACCTGATGACTTAAGGAGGTTTCTTTCTTACACAGGCTTCTGGTAACCTACTCACTCAGGCGAGTATCTTTGACGTATCTTATACCCCAAAACAGAGTGGAGTTTATAAGATATTTATATCCTCTGGAAACATAGTTCTCAATGGAGGCCAACCTTTCATCAAAAAAGTAAAACCAGGTATGATCAGGATCCATTGCTAGACACTTCTTGTTTTGTGATCAGCacaatctcttctttttcttaggTGAAGTTAATGTGGCAGCAAGTAGTGTGACGCAATTCAATGCAAAAGCGCCAAAGGAAATCAAGAACAATATTGTGGTCTTACTAGTGGACGTTTTCAACAATCCTGTGCCTTCACAGCCATCTCGGTTAAAGCTTGAGATCACTTCAGCTAACACATCAAGTTTCACTACATGGAAGTTTGTTGATAACACTGATGGGACGTATACTGGTAGCTATCTAGCCATGGATGTTGGCACTTACCGAATGTGTGTATCCTTTGGCGATCAACACATCCAACCTTGCCCCTTTGACGTCAATGTGTACAGCAGTAAGTCCTTTACTTAACATTTACATCTTTCATATGTCTTTGAGATTCTCTCCCATGACTACTTAGGTGGATACTTCCCAAAGGCCTACGATGATGCAATCAACGTGTGGGAAGATGAGTCCATCTCTTTCTATCCTCTGGAAAACGACTACTTTGCTGGTGACAATGCCAGCATTGTTGGTTTTTCACAAGTGAGCATCtcttctatgttttctttttcagataGTGTTACAATCTCTGTCTTTTGACTTAGACTGTTGCTGTCCGGATGTTATTAGCCAGTTCATGGTTCTCTTCTTAGAGATGGGAACCTTCTTAGATACACACCGATCAAGGACTTCTCCGGGAACGACTCATTTCTCTATACAATAGTCGATATCAACGGAGACTTAGGCATAGCTACAGTTTACATCATCATCCTCACTGCTCCTCCTCAGTTTGTATCCTTTTCTGGAGGATTGCAAGCAACTGAAGATCTAATTAGTCCTAGATCAGGGCAAGTATTCTTCATTCTTTGTCTTTAATCCCCACTTCAGGTATTgtaatcttattattattacagTGGCTTCTCTGGTCTGGAGATAAGCTACTCAGACAAGCTGGAGAACATTTCAGTAACGGTACAAGCACTTTCAGGATTGGTCATTCTGTGTCCAATGCTGATGCAGTTTAGGCTGCCTGGTAGTGGAAGACTCTCAGTTAGAAACGGTGGTGAAGATGGAAGGCTTTTGATCTTAGAAGGGCAAATAGGAGTTATCAATCCTGCACTTCACTCAATACAATATCTAGGGTATATATATGGAATCATAGATAGTCTTTGCTTGCATCACAAGAAAGTTTTAAACTTCTTCCTAATTTGaactttgtttgttttctttggcCTCAGGAACGAGAATTTTGCTGGTGTTGATTCTCTTCGGCTTACTACAAGGAATAAGAATGGGATTAATCAACTGGATGTTCCTGTGTTTGTTGAACCTGTCAATGATCCACCGTTCATTAATGTACCTAACTATATAATGCTCGAGAGTAATGGGACAGAGTCTCTTATCTTTCACAAGGAAACAGACAGGTTCAACTTCTCAGTTGGAGATCCAGATCTTGCTGGTTTCCCTGGTAATGTTATAACAAACACAACTTCACTCTTGATCACTTTAAGACCGGCCAGATATCTTTAGGAATTATAGGCAATTTagtaaacatttttataatataaataatatatatatatatatttctttttttacaaattGGAGGTTCATGTTTatgtaaattaatttaaaagttgTGGGGAATCGAATTTTTCACTTGCCTTACCTTGACTGATGAGAGTAAAAAATGTCTTGTCAGGTGGTGAATCTAATTTCTTAGTAACGTTCTCCGTTGAGGTTACTGATGGGTCTCTGCGGACAAACTTACCGTCTGAGCTTATAAACTCAACAGAGCTAAAGTTCAAAAACATATTCAGGTGGCAGCCAATTCAGACATACGCTGCTATTTCTAAACACGTGAATGTTAAAGCTAGTGGGATCAGGTTTCGTGGAACAATAAAGCAATGTAACGACCTGATGGAACATCTTCTCCATCACGTAAAAAGTCAATCATCTGTCTTTCAGTTTGAATGTTTCTTGGTTTCTTAATATCTTTATTGTATGTAGGGAGGAGAAAACGGGGCTATCTTGACCTTGAAAATGAGTGATACGGGGAACTACGGTTGCTTTCTTGATTGCACTGAGAGAATTTCACTGCCTCTACACGCGGAGGCTCGTGTAAACCTTATTAGAAAGAGACCCTTAAGTTCCCTTGCAGCTCACGGTACGTGTATGAATGACTTAAGAGtggttttgaacttttgattaGGTTTGGTTTACTTGGTTTAAATACCTGTTGTATCACTTGGTCGCAGTTCTAGGATCTGTGATTGTGGTGGAGTCTCTTGTGGTATTCTCTCTCGCTAGTTTGCTTCTGTTCTTCACATGCAAATGCGCATTTCTTCTCGTACACGAGAGAAGAAGCGAACATAGTGTTCACATGGATCCGCAGAAACTAACGGTGGTAACTAAAAGACTCATCTCTCTCTTGTGTTTTCTTACAAGCCAGTTGTGTCCAAACATAAACACAAGCTATGTCTCTCTTCTGGTTCAGGACAATGCTGaattgttaaataaaaatgtttcaaCAAGAACGATTACTCGTTTCCTGGAGAGTATCTGGAATCGCAATGCACCAAATAGGTACCCCGTTTAACTgtgtataaattatatacaaataatatacatgtatgtattctttttttttttgatcaaaacatgTATGTATTCATGTGTTCATTTGGTGGTACAGGCAAGTCGGCGAAACTTCAGCCAAGCAGAACAAGGAGTTGCCAGAGATTAACATTGTTCCGTTTGAGGTAGAGGCTAAAAGTTAGATGATGATTACATACAATCAAgtactttataaataaaatctcATGAAAAGGTGCAAAGTATATGCATAAACAAGAAAGCCATATATAAACTCTGTCATCATGATTTTAAGTTTATTCTAACATCTCCCTTTTTTTTGTAAGCAGTTATCAACACAAAACATTCCATTGTAAAGTTCCTTTAACCAAACatggctttttttttcttcatgcTTTTGTTGTTATGTTCCTttcttatttgatattttacctATTTGGTTAGCTACCAAATTTAACATAGATAAGAAAAGTTGATAAcctgtgtctttttttttaaagttctattttaatacaatagatatactccctctgttttttaaagatacatattctaaacttttcacatatattaaaaaatcacattaaaaatgcattgatttttgtgaataacaattttccataatctttaaccaattaaaatctaataaacacaattaatttttttgaaattaacagattttcattaaataatacattgaaaagtaaaaaatgtatctttttaacacaattttttttcctagaacatggatctttaaaaaacagagggagtaatatacAGAGGCGTGCCTATAGTGTATCGAAAAAAACATTCGACTCAAGATCCTGATtagtattagtttattttagaccccaaaatttaaaataatttctaatCTACTAgtttaaacttattttaaaaaccATTTTCACTGGAGTTTCACTAATTCATCTTCTGAATTcatctattttttataataattatagaattttttatagtaaattttttttttttttacaattttagaTTTGTGTATTTTGTGAAGATGACATATCGTTTTAGAAAATTATGTGTATTATAGTTGTAAATaagttttttcttaaaacttgTCTTAGGTCCCTAAAATCCTTCAAAACTACTCTATGTCAAATATCAAAACTGTAAATTACGACGTACTTAAAGTAAAAACTAATAGGGGGCCTATAGGCGTTCTCctaaattttagagttttttttataaatcaaaataactcACACAATACATCCCCAAATATAtcgaattaaatattttctttttcttccatcC is a genomic window containing:
- the LOC108806195 gene encoding uncharacterized protein LOC108806195, producing the protein MTVAAEEPSHHPQKPLTDNDIIRLAQYHHCQTSLSLPPYLLSPTSHDPLLSYLKSRSSLPSPSKPVSEYAIALLSLISLSPTAPSLSSLLASLLVAYARIFPEIPSDSDSLKTIQLFGALIRYLHVEEIKSVVDSILSGVSRVVTVDDAQLFDLLPVCFDLLRNPIEAKASEIDYVDSAVDRVLSCEWEKGFLTKIVSLAKEFQFLDKGRKSELLEKVFLGVKFVDLQDLPSLVYQLLVLASKGFCKREVIGGVVCFFGSRSESRVASVLRQIEGTVLLHVNFAVKQDPSLGQEVVALVKSDLRAFNHFTVAVLFSVARVRKFGENSLGVLRTALLSAYNDYRLSKDCKWLPDELKEESLLHAKLVEKSLLRAVSECKYGREHVFPSVIQFGFMLLESVEEGRSNEFSGSSGVLGIEKLSIQILGTLFEVHDMTRNEIIEQCKFRILSLKCAKSKPILRLLGYLVQRYSLIMLEYVHHLKELLDYFTFMEGNISCFLVSAVIPLIKFSRDLQDYTILVIRKAMFRREDTVRVSATKVIIELILAEKQAKKDSSFTLQDSSSQASSSQHTEVSCTVRGNLFTELNGLLQRCLYQQAKVKEVVYDGLVKLVLIDPSSGVHVLDFLMPHFLRFFRQDIDFQLGITSCIKVEGAKFIIEEPLERLLFCISWILLLQPHSSSDRPSDIAWPCFGFSLTQENEQAGRNVSHEVYSSTLLKVRNFLLGKKLGDIVGLSQDTVSASLEEDKRKSYCLIILGIVQVLLNYIITDLDKQPEGKKVEIEKDIFDLVDLYESLENEVGKSKQGNIGKRVRFSSRNKSDDTDVGFASINEEREQVPFLATSSIHQLFLIAFKLHSSKSTGNLSGLQDHSQSSSAKTEKSISTVFSFTLQVCVGHIRSSLRMKEGNPLKPLVYGDMTVLGSPLLKVIYLLGPPLLTGQASKEKKGRKDAEGRKHCLHLALLSLKELLSIYSSGSVLTGLLEDLIAVPASEDAILEECCEASNIEDPLVKNIEIFIEKVMKPIITDLIAQNSNDVEILCDIMLMLGNTLPDKFKQLHGSWAHQIFRSCETSNTTVAKSILKLAISFTTSPGDLCIAVEVAKELQNVIGLDKSDTSQVSESYTIINQSTSASITSCILQLVDSAIGDMDWGTKKLKNLYVASQKNIHVNRDDESTFVLALEEALYAMAESTVRILSSFVLMNLKDSQAAQFLRLAVKFYKQLAQIVKQRIAPKGCKQTLPSLKFQKLVELTCKSLTAPLYPFLAELQKEQQESMSSNSKGIINKIKQENKCIPDLIFQIEDYERYLIQLSKVTKLNLLRHAKRSTARDFKIIEDTEAPSGGQDEENQAETERQNNNIGGNEDGLGEESEDDSEKVVSPRDASLGSSRDLDADTAIAAEENDEEEEEKEEGDEEEEEEGDEEEEGSGFSRSKKIAKKSLVVEDSDEDSVTF
- the LOC108810507 gene encoding protein GAMETE EXPRESSED 2, translating into MAIKVASLLTLFLLTPSLSVDESSLPKFSFSWSDDKNKFKSGEVAVISIKVLGNFEANGNASLGQGAFKPTLTVNGKTGNSTYISGVSLDLGDDVNTWKIYFTPIMVGVFNIVIDDELFKVLDSSLHFDVEPGLMHPSVCAVSWMGLNNVFEAGMNASILILPMDAFGNNISFSGKEMDLQGFSLSLLDENGSFATIFNTTHIRWMESGYISIEFVLVTAGKFSLLVEKESQTLNGVPLPLEVNSGPLDVSNCVSIWKSELNTWQIFSKMEILLHQRDRFGNLVSGFYEFDADVVGKETGLSIPVADFQFKYVDPGIQLMSFTLSEPGNFFLTLSDMEHNKSISSMPYEYTVYISYCDGSRSIVNGSGLNASVAGESLSFSIYLKDAYGYPSSVQVNILQVRIIHEVDSSDVLPTIKPRETLNGTKVLYEKHGIEASGNLLTQASIFDVSYTPKQSGVYKIFISSGNIVLNGGQPFIKKVKPGEVNVAASSVTQFNAKAPKEIKNNIVVLLVDVFNNPVPSQPSRLKLEITSANTSSFTTWKFVDNTDGTYTGSYLAMDVGTYRMCVSFGDQHIQPCPFDVNVYSSGYFPKAYDDAINVWEDESISFYPLENDYFAGDNASIVGFSQPVHGSLLRDGNLLRYTPIKDFSGNDSFLYTIVDINGDLGIATVYIIILTAPPQFVSFSGGLQATEDLISPRSGGFSGLEISYSDKLENISVTVQALSGLVILCPMLMQFRLPGSGRLSVRNGGEDGRLLILEGQIGVINPALHSIQYLGNENFAGVDSLRLTTRNKNGINQLDVPVFVEPVNDPPFINVPNYIMLESNGTESLIFHKETDRFNFSVGDPDLAGFPGGESNFLVTFSVEVTDGSLRTNLPSELINSTELKFKNIFRWQPIQTYAAISKHVNVKASGIRFRGTIKQCNDLMEHLLHHGGENGAILTLKMSDTGNYGCFLDCTERISLPLHAEARVNLIRKRPLSSLAAHVLGSVIVVESLVVFSLASLLLFFTCKCAFLLVHERRSEHSVHMDPQKLTVDNAELLNKNVSTRTITRFLESIWNRNAPNRQVGETSAKQNKELPEINIVPFEVEAKS